Proteins found in one Hymenobacter sp. J193 genomic segment:
- a CDS encoding DUF1573 domain-containing protein gives MKTLLLILAGTFGFQAATPVASKPQIQDPQSGLNYPQPGAFLKVYPQDNLSFGTRPSGGIVEASFTLKNMGADPVIIRDVQSSCGCTVAQFNRQPLKMGNSRTLVVRFNTDGRIGQQNTKVVVRSNSTTGPLVLSFSGILEEPAASTTGK, from the coding sequence ATGAAAACACTGCTTCTCATTCTCGCCGGCACCTTTGGTTTTCAGGCAGCTACACCAGTCGCCAGCAAACCCCAGATACAGGACCCGCAATCGGGCTTGAATTACCCCCAGCCAGGCGCTTTCCTGAAGGTTTATCCTCAGGATAACCTCAGTTTTGGTACCCGGCCCAGTGGCGGCATAGTGGAGGCGAGTTTCACGCTGAAGAACATGGGCGCTGATCCCGTGATTATCCGGGACGTGCAAAGCAGCTGCGGCTGCACCGTTGCCCAGTTCAACCGTCAGCCTCTGAAAATGGGCAATAGCCGCACGCTGGTCGTACGTTTCAATACCGATGGTCGTATTGGTCAGCAGAACACCAAGGTGGTTGTGCGGAGTAATTCTACCACCGGGCCCTTAGTGCTTTCATTTTCCGGAATCCTGGAAGAACCGGCCGCTAGTACTACCGGAAAATAA